One genomic segment of Amycolatopsis sp. WQ 127309 includes these proteins:
- a CDS encoding transglutaminase domain-containing protein: MSFVPSPTSVRLSDYLAADAVVDHDHPSIRERADALRTLTDSPAGYAEAAFRFVRDDVDHVVDAADPRVTWRASDVLRERVGICYAKAHLLAALLRAQGIPAGFCYQELSALHGLNAVYLHGKWSRLDARGNRTGAGGEFSLDAERLAWPVDPARGERDHPEIHPAPARAVVDFLMTVAPGAGWYETGLPATLEPQV, translated from the coding sequence ATGAGTTTCGTGCCGTCGCCCACGTCCGTTCGGCTGAGCGACTACCTCGCGGCCGACGCCGTCGTCGATCACGACCACCCGTCGATCCGGGAACGAGCCGACGCGCTCAGAACCCTGACGGACAGTCCGGCCGGGTACGCCGAAGCCGCGTTCCGGTTCGTGCGGGATGACGTCGACCACGTCGTCGACGCCGCTGATCCGCGGGTCACCTGGCGGGCGTCGGACGTGCTGCGCGAACGCGTCGGGATCTGCTACGCCAAGGCGCACCTGCTGGCCGCTTTGCTTCGGGCGCAAGGGATCCCGGCCGGTTTCTGCTACCAGGAGCTGTCCGCGCTGCACGGGCTGAACGCGGTGTACCTGCACGGCAAGTGGTCACGTCTCGACGCCCGCGGCAACCGCACGGGGGCCGGCGGGGAGTTCTCCCTCGACGCCGAACGGCTCGCCTGGCCCGTCGATCCCGCGCGCGGCGAACGCGACCACCCGGAGATCCACCCCGCGCCCGCGCGGGCGGTCGTGGACTTCCTGATGACGGTCGCACCGGGGGCCGGTTGGTACGAAACCGGCCTGCCGGCCACGCTGGAACCCCAGGTTTAG
- the rlmB gene encoding 23S rRNA (guanosine(2251)-2'-O)-methyltransferase RlmB: MAGNSRRQGAIRKTGTKKGAVVGSGGQRRKALEGKGPTPKAEDRPGHKAYRQNNAQTKRDQARQKKADKPELIAGRNPVVEALRADVPATALYVAINIEIDDRVNDAVRLAGDKGISILEIPREELDRKTNRAVHQGLGLQVPPFEYAHPDDLMAAARNSGEVPLFVALDGVTDPRNLGAVIRSAAAFGAHGVLLPERRSAGMTAVAWRTSAGTAAKLPIAVATNLTRQLKSWANEGLMLVGLDADGSVEIDGLELAADPLVIVLGSEGRGLSRLVRETCDATVSIPMAAGVESLNASVAAGVLLAEVARRRRLAGRI, from the coding sequence ATGGCAGGCAACTCCCGGCGCCAAGGCGCCATCCGCAAGACGGGCACCAAGAAGGGTGCCGTCGTCGGTTCCGGCGGACAGCGCCGCAAGGCCCTCGAAGGCAAGGGCCCGACCCCGAAGGCGGAGGACCGTCCCGGGCACAAGGCCTACCGCCAGAACAACGCACAGACCAAGCGCGACCAGGCGCGGCAGAAGAAAGCCGACAAGCCGGAGCTGATCGCCGGGCGCAACCCGGTGGTCGAGGCGCTGCGCGCGGACGTCCCGGCGACCGCGCTGTACGTCGCGATCAACATCGAGATCGACGACCGCGTGAACGACGCCGTCCGGCTGGCCGGCGACAAGGGCATCTCGATCCTGGAGATCCCGCGCGAGGAGCTGGATCGCAAGACGAACCGGGCCGTGCACCAGGGCCTGGGCCTGCAGGTCCCGCCGTTCGAGTACGCCCACCCGGACGACCTGATGGCGGCGGCGCGCAACTCGGGCGAGGTGCCCCTGTTCGTCGCGCTCGACGGCGTCACCGACCCGCGCAACCTCGGCGCGGTGATCCGCTCGGCGGCCGCGTTCGGCGCCCACGGCGTGCTGCTGCCGGAGCGGCGCAGCGCGGGCATGACGGCGGTGGCGTGGCGCACGAGCGCGGGCACGGCGGCGAAGCTGCCGATCGCGGTCGCGACCAACCTCACGCGCCAGCTGAAGTCGTGGGCCAACGAGGGTCTGATGCTGGTCGGCCTGGACGCCGACGGCTCGGTCGAGATCGACGGGCTGGAGCTGGCGGCGGACCCGCTGGTCATCGTGCTGGGCTCGGAGGGCCGCGGCCTGTCGCGCTTGGTGCGCGAGACGTGCGACGCGACCGTGTCGATCCCGATGGCGGCGGGCGTGGAGTCGTTGAACGCGTCGGTGGCGGCCGGTGTGCTGCTGGCCGAGGTGGCGCGGCGCCGTCGTCTCGCCGGGCGGATCTGA
- a CDS encoding DUF445 family protein — protein sequence MDTSAILADIGAHWHVYLTMPVIAAMIGYVTKRVAIEMMFRPLEFTGIKPFLGWQGVIPANSRRMATTAVDLLTRNLVDPQEIFARLDPEEMLKELETPLLKAVEDVTREVMETYQPRLWEMLPSRAQRLLVDQVRAQAPDVVKRLLREVSTNIDDVLDVNDMLIGAMVRDKSLTCRLIREVAAPEFKFIARSGVWFGFVIGLVQFVAWALTKEPLIMPIFGFVTGFVTDWLALKMIFYPREPRGFGFFRWQGMFQKRRQEVAADYGALIADEVLTVRNVMEAVLTGPRADRLFALITREVQRTIDAQASIAKPLVALTMGGKQYQEMKRAAAEKAIAYLPETVKHVESYATGALDVRNTIVEKMRQLTPIEFEGILRPAFKQDEWKLIAVGAVIGGLVGELQVLLLLH from the coding sequence TTGGACACATCGGCGATCCTCGCGGACATCGGCGCTCACTGGCACGTGTACCTCACGATGCCGGTCATCGCGGCGATGATCGGTTACGTCACCAAGCGCGTCGCCATCGAGATGATGTTCCGGCCCCTCGAGTTCACCGGGATCAAGCCGTTCCTCGGCTGGCAGGGCGTCATCCCGGCCAACTCGCGGCGGATGGCCACCACCGCCGTCGACCTGCTGACCCGCAACCTCGTCGACCCGCAGGAGATCTTCGCCAGGCTCGATCCGGAGGAAATGCTCAAAGAGCTCGAAACGCCGCTGCTCAAGGCCGTCGAGGACGTCACGCGGGAGGTCATGGAGACCTACCAGCCGCGGCTGTGGGAGATGCTGCCGTCGCGGGCGCAGCGGCTGCTCGTCGACCAGGTCCGCGCGCAGGCGCCGGACGTCGTCAAGCGGCTGCTGCGGGAGGTCTCGACCAACATCGACGACGTCCTCGACGTCAACGACATGCTCATCGGCGCCATGGTCCGCGACAAGTCGCTGACCTGCCGGCTGATCCGCGAGGTCGCCGCGCCCGAGTTCAAGTTCATCGCGCGGTCCGGCGTCTGGTTCGGGTTCGTCATCGGGCTCGTCCAGTTCGTCGCCTGGGCGCTGACCAAGGAGCCGCTGATCATGCCGATCTTCGGTTTCGTCACGGGCTTCGTCACGGACTGGCTGGCCCTCAAGATGATCTTCTACCCGCGCGAGCCCCGCGGCTTCGGCTTCTTCCGCTGGCAGGGCATGTTCCAGAAACGCCGTCAGGAGGTGGCCGCCGACTACGGCGCGCTGATCGCCGACGAGGTGCTGACCGTGCGGAACGTGATGGAGGCCGTGCTCACCGGGCCCCGCGCCGACAGGCTGTTCGCGCTGATCACCCGCGAGGTGCAGCGCACGATCGACGCCCAGGCGAGCATCGCCAAACCGCTCGTCGCGCTGACCATGGGCGGCAAGCAGTACCAGGAGATGAAACGCGCGGCCGCCGAGAAGGCCATCGCCTACCTCCCCGAAACGGTGAAACACGTCGAGAGCTACGCCACCGGCGCCCTCGACGTCCGCAACACGATCGTCGAAAAGATGCGGCAGCTGACGCCGATCGAGTTCGAAGGGATCCTGCGTCCGGCCTTCAAGCAGGACGAATGGAAGCTCATCGCGGTCGGCGCGGTGATCGGCGGGCTCGTCGGCGAGCTGCAGGTCCTGCTCCTGCTCCACTGA
- a CDS encoding class II aldolase/adducin family protein: MILETERAAVCAYARRMVGDGLVVGTSGNVSVRAGNLVAVTPTGVAYSSMTPADIPVVDLGGEVIDGELQPTSELPMHLSVYWDARDPDGEPVTAVVHTHSPHATAVSTLVREVPPIHYIVATIGPSVRVARYATYGTPELASAVLEALEGRRGCLMANHGTLTFGDGLEAAYHRAQQLEWACRVWLLAQSAGRPSLLPPPEVANVVDRLRGYGRR; encoded by the coding sequence ATGATCCTCGAGACCGAGCGGGCCGCCGTCTGCGCTTATGCCCGGCGGATGGTCGGTGACGGCCTCGTCGTCGGGACCTCGGGGAACGTCTCCGTGCGCGCCGGGAACCTCGTCGCCGTCACGCCCACCGGCGTCGCCTACTCCTCGATGACCCCCGCCGACATCCCCGTGGTCGATCTCGGCGGGGAGGTCATCGACGGCGAGCTGCAGCCGACCAGTGAGCTGCCGATGCACCTGTCCGTCTACTGGGACGCGCGCGATCCCGACGGCGAGCCGGTGACCGCCGTCGTGCACACGCACTCGCCGCACGCCACCGCCGTGTCGACGCTCGTGCGGGAGGTGCCGCCGATCCACTACATCGTCGCCACCATCGGCCCTTCCGTGCGCGTCGCGCGCTACGCCACCTACGGCACGCCCGAGCTCGCCTCCGCCGTTCTGGAAGCACTCGAAGGGCGCCGTGGCTGCCTGATGGCCAACCACGGCACCCTCACCTTCGGCGACGGCCTCGAAGCCGCTTACCACCGCGCCCAGCAGCTCGAGTGGGCGTGCCGCGTGTGGCTGCTCGCGCAGAGCGCCGGCCGGCCGAGCCTGCTGCCGCCGCCCGAGGTGGCGAACGTCGTCGACCGGTTGCGGGGCTACGGCCGGCGTTAG
- a CDS encoding DUF445 domain-containing protein, producing the protein MDAVLADLALHWPLYAAMPFIAALIGYVTKRVAIEMMFRPVEFLGIPPLLGWQGVVPKHGGRMAAVATELLTANLLDLKEVFGRIDPVIITSELEQPLLRAVDHIAREVLAEHHPRLWEVMPTLAQEMLIKQVQASAPRLVREFLDDVRENLDEVLDVQHMTVQRLTRDKALLVRLIRETSRPEMAFIARMGIYFGFGLGLVQTIVWAFTREPWVLPVFGGVIGLCTDWLAIKLIFVPREPVRVGRVIFQGKFQRRRAEVARQYGELIATEVLTVQNLLDAVLRGPRADRLAAMVEQMVSSAVDTQMSASVLTLTVGGPRLREMKHAAATKALEQLPDTARYAEGYLTEAMDVAKMIEQRMLALTPLEFEGLLRPAFRQDEWKLIAVGGVIGFLVGELQVLLMLG; encoded by the coding sequence ATGGACGCTGTCCTGGCCGACCTCGCGCTGCATTGGCCGCTGTACGCGGCGATGCCGTTCATCGCCGCGCTGATCGGGTACGTCACCAAGCGCGTCGCGATCGAGATGATGTTCCGGCCGGTGGAGTTCCTCGGGATCCCGCCGCTGCTCGGCTGGCAGGGCGTCGTCCCGAAGCACGGCGGCCGGATGGCGGCCGTCGCGACGGAGCTGCTGACGGCGAACCTGCTCGACCTGAAAGAGGTCTTCGGCCGGATCGACCCGGTGATCATCACGAGCGAGCTGGAACAGCCGCTGCTGCGCGCGGTCGACCACATCGCGCGCGAGGTGCTCGCCGAGCACCACCCGCGGCTGTGGGAGGTCATGCCGACGCTCGCGCAGGAGATGCTGATCAAGCAGGTCCAGGCGTCGGCGCCGCGGCTGGTGCGGGAGTTCCTCGACGACGTCCGCGAGAACCTCGACGAGGTGCTCGACGTCCAGCACATGACGGTCCAGCGGCTCACCCGCGACAAGGCGCTGCTGGTGCGGCTGATCCGCGAGACGTCCCGGCCGGAGATGGCGTTCATCGCCCGGATGGGCATCTACTTCGGCTTCGGGCTGGGCCTGGTGCAGACGATCGTCTGGGCGTTCACGCGCGAGCCGTGGGTGCTGCCGGTGTTCGGCGGCGTGATCGGGCTGTGCACGGACTGGCTGGCGATCAAGCTGATCTTCGTCCCCCGCGAACCGGTCCGCGTCGGCCGCGTGATCTTCCAGGGCAAGTTCCAGCGGCGGCGCGCCGAGGTCGCCCGGCAGTACGGCGAGCTGATCGCGACCGAGGTCCTCACCGTCCAGAACCTGCTGGACGCCGTCCTGCGCGGCCCGCGCGCGGATCGCCTGGCGGCGATGGTGGAGCAGATGGTGTCGTCGGCGGTCGACACACAGATGTCGGCCTCGGTGCTGACGCTGACGGTGGGCGGCCCCCGGCTGCGCGAGATGAAGCACGCGGCCGCGACGAAGGCGCTGGAGCAGCTGCCGGACACGGCGCGCTACGCCGAGGGCTACCTGACCGAGGCGATGGACGTCGCGAAGATGATCGAGCAGCGGATGCTGGCGCTGACACCACTGGAGTTCGAGGGCCTGCTGCGCCCGGCGTTCCGCCAGGACGAGTGGAAGCTCATCGCGGTCGGCGGGGTGATCGGGTTCCTGGTCGGGGAGCTGCAGGTCCTGCTGATGCTGGGCTGA
- a CDS encoding MBOAT family protein, whose translation MSFVSPLFLWYFMPAVLIAVLVCPRTWRNGIIAVGSLLFYTIGAGPFVFLLLGCMVVNFMAGPLLEASPWDVQGVRRRRILIAVVSLDVGVLLIWKYAGFATQQIAAVSHWFGGSLPVASLVVPIGISFYTFHHISYVVDIYRGERPALRNPVSFAAYIAMFPQLVAGPIVRYREIADQLPQLRSHRLDDIAAGFPRFALGLCKKTIIADSLSPLVEACFKVPPDQMTFATAWLGAIGYTLQLFFDFSGYSDMAIGLGRMLGFRLPENFARPYSSVTITEFWRRWHMSLSRWFRDYVYIPLGGNRHGAGKTYRNLCVVFVLTGFWHGAQWTFLVWGCYHGALLVIERRFGLDLNPASPRRRYLRRALTMLLVVFGWVFFRSQDIGHALAMIGHMLIPDFDGLGAGVEQAFTNQRLVLLLAALAVFALPAHPVTGPLLESSRSRPATALRIGVMTVGLIYAAILIATGTFSPFLYYQF comes from the coding sequence ATGTCATTCGTTTCGCCACTGTTCCTGTGGTACTTCATGCCGGCGGTGCTCATCGCCGTCCTGGTGTGCCCGCGGACCTGGCGCAACGGCATCATCGCGGTCGGCAGCCTGCTGTTCTACACGATCGGCGCCGGCCCGTTCGTGTTCCTGCTGCTCGGCTGCATGGTCGTCAACTTCATGGCCGGGCCGCTGCTGGAGGCGAGCCCGTGGGACGTCCAGGGCGTCCGGCGGCGGCGGATCCTCATCGCCGTCGTCTCGCTCGACGTCGGTGTCCTGCTGATCTGGAAGTACGCCGGGTTCGCGACGCAGCAGATCGCCGCCGTCTCGCACTGGTTCGGCGGCAGCCTGCCGGTCGCGAGCCTGGTGGTGCCGATCGGCATCTCGTTCTACACGTTCCACCACATCTCGTACGTGGTCGACATCTACCGCGGCGAGCGGCCGGCGCTGCGCAACCCGGTGTCGTTCGCCGCGTACATCGCGATGTTCCCGCAGCTGGTGGCCGGCCCGATCGTCCGCTACCGCGAGATCGCCGACCAGCTGCCCCAGCTGCGTTCGCACCGCCTGGACGACATCGCGGCGGGCTTCCCCCGGTTCGCGCTGGGCCTGTGCAAGAAGACGATCATCGCGGACTCCCTGAGCCCGCTGGTCGAGGCGTGTTTCAAGGTGCCACCGGACCAGATGACGTTCGCGACGGCGTGGCTCGGCGCGATCGGCTACACGCTGCAGCTGTTCTTCGACTTCTCGGGCTATTCGGACATGGCGATCGGCTTGGGCCGCATGCTGGGCTTCCGCCTCCCGGAGAACTTCGCCAGGCCGTACTCGTCGGTGACGATCACGGAGTTCTGGCGCCGCTGGCACATGAGCCTGTCCCGCTGGTTCCGCGACTACGTCTACATCCCCCTGGGCGGCAACCGTCACGGAGCGGGCAAGACCTACCGCAACCTGTGCGTGGTGTTCGTCCTGACCGGCTTCTGGCACGGCGCGCAGTGGACGTTCCTGGTGTGGGGCTGCTACCACGGAGCGCTGCTGGTGATCGAGCGCCGCTTCGGCCTGGACCTCAACCCCGCAAGCCCCCGCCGGCGATACCTCCGCAGGGCCTTGACGATGCTCCTGGTGGTGTTCGGCTGGGTCTTCTTCCGCTCCCAGGACATCGGCCACGCGCTGGCGATGATCGGCCACATGCTGATCCCCGACTTCGACGGCCTGGGCGCCGGAGTGGAACAGGCGTTCACCAACCAGCGCCTGGTCCTGCTACTGGCGGCCCTGGCGGTATTCGCACTACCGGCCCACCCGGTGACAGGCCCGCTACTGGAGTCGTCCAGAAGCCGCCCGGCAACGGCGCTACGCATCGGCGTGATGACGGTGGGCTTGATCTACGCGGCCATCCTGATAGCAACGGGCACATTCAGCCCGTTCCTGTACTACCAGTTCTGA
- a CDS encoding DUF445 domain-containing protein translates to MPFIAALIGYVTKRVAIEMMFRPLEFTGVRPFLGWQGVLPANAERMATTATEMLTTNLVDPKEIFSRLDPEQVAKEIEQPLLRVVEDVTRDVMETYQPRLWEVLPNGAQQLLLKRVQAEAPKAITKIMREIADNIEDVLDLKHMVVTNLVRDKALLNRLIRDISRPEMRFIARSGIGFGFVLGCVQLVVWALTKSPIVLPLFGIGIGWLTDWLALKMIFLPREPRRFFGLYTWQGVFQKRRDVVAADYGDMIAREIITIPNLLEAVLRGPKSDRLFAMITREVQKTIDAQASVVKPFVAIAVGTRRFQEMKQTAATKAAERVPETIRYAENYAVNALDVRNTIVDRMRKLSALEFEQLLRPAFRQDEWKLIAVGAVIGGLVGELQVLALLG, encoded by the coding sequence ATGCCGTTCATCGCGGCGCTGATCGGGTACGTCACCAAGCGCGTCGCCATCGAGATGATGTTCCGGCCGCTCGAGTTCACCGGCGTCAGACCGTTCCTCGGCTGGCAAGGCGTGCTGCCGGCGAACGCGGAGCGGATGGCCACGACCGCCACCGAGATGCTGACGACGAACCTCGTCGACCCGAAGGAGATCTTCTCCCGGCTCGACCCGGAGCAGGTGGCGAAGGAGATCGAGCAGCCGCTGCTGCGGGTCGTCGAGGACGTCACCCGCGACGTCATGGAGACCTACCAGCCGCGGCTGTGGGAGGTGCTGCCGAACGGCGCGCAGCAGCTGCTGCTCAAGCGCGTGCAGGCCGAAGCGCCGAAGGCGATCACCAAGATCATGCGGGAGATCGCCGACAACATCGAGGACGTCCTCGACCTCAAGCACATGGTCGTGACGAACCTGGTGCGCGACAAGGCGTTGCTGAACCGGCTGATCCGCGACATCTCGCGCCCGGAGATGCGGTTCATCGCCCGCTCCGGGATCGGCTTCGGGTTCGTCCTCGGCTGCGTGCAGCTCGTCGTCTGGGCGCTGACGAAGTCGCCGATCGTGCTGCCGCTGTTCGGCATCGGCATCGGCTGGCTCACCGACTGGCTGGCCCTCAAGATGATCTTCCTGCCGCGCGAGCCGCGCCGGTTCTTCGGGCTCTACACCTGGCAGGGCGTGTTCCAGAAGCGCCGCGACGTCGTGGCAGCCGACTACGGCGACATGATCGCGCGCGAGATCATCACCATCCCGAACCTGCTCGAAGCCGTGCTGCGCGGGCCGAAGTCGGACCGGCTGTTCGCGATGATCACGCGTGAGGTGCAGAAGACGATCGACGCGCAGGCGAGCGTCGTCAAGCCGTTCGTCGCCATCGCCGTCGGCACCAGGCGGTTCCAGGAGATGAAGCAGACAGCGGCGACGAAGGCGGCGGAGCGCGTCCCGGAGACGATCCGGTACGCCGAGAACTACGCGGTCAACGCGCTCGACGTCCGCAACACGATCGTGGACCGGATGCGGAAGCTGAGCGCGCTGGAGTTCGAGCAGCTGCTGCGGCCGGCGTTCCGCCAGGACGAGTGGAAGCTGATCGCGGTGGGCGCGGTGATCGGCGGTCTCGTCGGCGAACTGCAGGTGCTCGCGCTGCTCGGCTAG
- a CDS encoding HD family phosphohydrolase — MRTQESTIDNVTLDAVENRVRRLCRQYAERLPFHGWHHVSFVRAKAAGFAQHNGADRTVVEVAALVHDVNYLVLRNSPAAAGSGLRGEILAECGVAGGVASWIDEIVDEAEMATRGRDISLEAQALSDADTLFKALPVTPVVLAHRYLRENGLSLRELADKIVGEQCDVHDEGYYFYNPEAAATYSRWAMANLQLWQCIKEAVDDPTVVELLDAVHAVDALAS; from the coding sequence ATGCGTACGCAGGAAAGCACGATCGACAACGTGACTCTCGACGCCGTCGAAAACCGGGTTCGCAGGCTGTGCCGGCAGTACGCCGAGCGGCTGCCGTTCCACGGCTGGCACCACGTCAGCTTCGTCCGAGCGAAGGCGGCCGGCTTCGCCCAGCACAACGGGGCCGACCGCACCGTGGTGGAGGTGGCCGCGCTGGTGCACGACGTCAACTACCTGGTGCTCCGCAACTCGCCGGCCGCCGCCGGCAGCGGTCTCCGCGGGGAGATCCTCGCGGAGTGCGGCGTCGCCGGCGGCGTGGCGAGCTGGATCGACGAGATCGTCGACGAAGCCGAGATGGCCACCCGCGGCCGCGACATCTCGCTGGAGGCGCAGGCCTTGAGCGACGCGGACACGCTGTTCAAGGCGCTGCCGGTGACGCCGGTGGTGCTCGCGCACCGCTACCTGCGCGAGAACGGCCTGAGCCTGCGGGAGCTGGCGGACAAGATCGTCGGCGAGCAGTGCGACGTCCACGACGAGGGGTACTACTTCTACAACCCCGAAGCGGCGGCGACGTACTCGCGCTGGGCGATGGCGAACCTCCAGCTGTGGCAGTGCATCAAGGAAGCGGTCGACGACCCGACGGTCGTGGAGCTGCTGGACGCGGTGCACGCGGTCGACGCGCTGGCGTCCTAA
- the cysS gene encoding cysteine--tRNA ligase has translation MALHLFDTATRSVREFQPARSGTASIYVCGATVQGVPHIGHIRGALNYDVLRRWLVHSGLDVLLVRNVTDIDDKILTKAAAADRPWWEWAATHERAFEQAYEQLGCLPPSINPRATGHVTQMVELMQRLIDQGHAYAVDGDVYFSVKSFDDYGKLSGQVLEDVQQGETPARGKQDPHDFTLWKSAKPGEPSWPTPWGDGRPGWHLECSAMATAYLGAEFDIHGGGRDLVFPHHENERAQSNAAGDPFARYWLHNDWVTMSGEKMSKSLGNTVTIPAMLERYRAAELRYYLMQPHYRSKIEYSDGAVSEAAQGYRRIETFLRRATSSGEVGIGTIPAGFAAAMDDDLATPQAFAVVHTTVRDGNAALDAGDTSKALELAAAVRAMTDVLGLDPLSARWSEAGGSETPTKEALDFLVKDLLAERQQARAEKDFARADAARDRLQQAGIVVEDTPNGPQWTVKSD, from the coding sequence GTGGCCCTACACCTTTTCGACACAGCGACCCGGAGCGTGCGGGAGTTCCAGCCCGCCCGTAGCGGAACGGCGTCGATCTACGTGTGTGGTGCCACCGTGCAGGGCGTCCCCCACATCGGGCACATCCGCGGCGCCCTGAACTACGACGTCCTGCGCCGCTGGCTCGTCCACAGTGGACTGGACGTGCTGCTGGTCCGCAACGTCACGGACATCGACGACAAGATCCTGACCAAGGCCGCGGCCGCGGATCGCCCCTGGTGGGAGTGGGCGGCGACGCATGAGCGCGCCTTCGAGCAGGCCTACGAGCAGCTCGGCTGCCTCCCGCCGTCGATCAACCCGCGCGCGACCGGGCACGTCACCCAGATGGTCGAGCTGATGCAGCGGCTGATCGACCAGGGGCACGCCTACGCCGTGGACGGCGACGTCTACTTCTCGGTGAAGTCGTTCGACGACTACGGCAAGCTGTCCGGCCAGGTCCTCGAGGACGTCCAGCAGGGCGAGACACCGGCCCGCGGCAAGCAGGACCCGCACGACTTCACGCTGTGGAAGTCCGCGAAGCCGGGCGAGCCGTCGTGGCCGACGCCGTGGGGCGACGGCCGGCCGGGCTGGCACCTCGAGTGCTCGGCGATGGCCACGGCCTACCTCGGCGCGGAGTTCGACATCCACGGCGGCGGGCGCGACCTGGTCTTCCCGCACCACGAAAACGAGCGCGCGCAGTCGAACGCCGCCGGCGACCCGTTCGCCCGCTACTGGCTGCACAACGACTGGGTGACCATGTCCGGCGAGAAGATGTCGAAGTCGCTGGGCAACACCGTGACGATCCCCGCGATGCTGGAGCGCTACCGGGCGGCCGAGCTGCGCTACTACCTGATGCAGCCGCACTACCGGTCCAAGATCGAGTACTCCGACGGCGCGGTCTCGGAAGCCGCGCAGGGCTATCGGCGGATCGAGACGTTCCTGCGTCGCGCCACTTCTTCCGGCGAGGTGGGGATCGGCACGATCCCGGCCGGGTTCGCCGCCGCGATGGACGACGACCTCGCCACCCCGCAGGCGTTCGCCGTGGTCCACACCACGGTGCGGGACGGTAACGCCGCCCTCGACGCGGGCGACACCTCCAAGGCACTCGAACTCGCCGCCGCCGTGCGCGCGATGACCGACGTGCTCGGCCTCGACCCGCTGTCCGCGCGCTGGTCCGAGGCGGGCGGTTCCGAAACGCCCACCAAAGAGGCGCTGGACTTCCTCGTCAAGGATCTGCTGGCCGAGCGCCAGCAGGCCCGGGCCGAGAAGGACTTCGCCCGCGCGGACGCCGCCCGTGACCGCCTCCAGCAGGCGGGCATCGTGGTGGAGGACACCCCTAACGGTCCACAGTGGACAGTCAAGTCCGACTGA
- a CDS encoding histidine phosphatase family protein: MNHVLAARYLLLTRHGEATPDEAGLTEAGQQQAVLLGRRLRELPVAAIHHGPLGRAALTAAIIGDQLPGVPLHVEAAAGDFVPYLPKREELPETSADRLLAVTRQLPPADEELAAEAERRFTGPVPGNEARFDLVVTHNYLISWLVRASQDAPPWRWLALNHGNAALTVIRYVPGRPAALLAYNDQGHLPPALRWTGFPPEFYLP, from the coding sequence GTGAACCACGTGCTGGCGGCGCGCTACCTCCTCCTCACCCGGCACGGCGAAGCGACCCCCGACGAGGCCGGGCTCACCGAAGCCGGGCAGCAGCAGGCAGTTCTGCTCGGACGGCGGTTGCGCGAGCTGCCCGTCGCCGCCATCCACCACGGGCCGCTAGGGCGGGCCGCGCTCACCGCCGCCATCATCGGGGACCAGCTGCCCGGCGTTCCGCTCCACGTCGAAGCGGCGGCCGGCGACTTCGTGCCCTACCTGCCGAAGCGCGAGGAGCTGCCCGAGACGTCCGCCGACCGGCTGCTCGCCGTCACCCGGCAGCTGCCCCCCGCCGACGAGGAGCTCGCCGCCGAGGCCGAACGGCGGTTCACCGGGCCCGTTCCCGGGAACGAGGCGCGGTTCGACCTCGTCGTCACGCACAACTACCTCATCTCCTGGCTCGTGCGCGCTTCGCAGGACGCACCGCCGTGGCGGTGGCTCGCGCTCAACCACGGCAACGCGGCGCTCACGGTCATCCGCTACGTGCCGGGGCGGCCCGCCGCGCTGCTGGCGTACAACGACCAAGGTCATCTCCCGCCCGCACTGCGCTGGACGGGCTTCCCGCCCGAGTTTTACCTTCCGTGA